The following coding sequences are from one Brooklawnia cerclae window:
- a CDS encoding alpha/beta hydrolase gives MNHAWVDDRLLRGYQATTWPLEGAQIADGEPDSTLTATLVRRNAPRHARAVLYVHGWNDYFFQTHLADFWDREGFDFYAIDLHRYGRNLRPGLFAGYTTDLDEYVAELDEAYDIVRAEGHDLITVNAHSTGGLVASLWVAGSEHQFNGVVLNSPWLDMSAPELLRRAAMPLITSVAALKPTSVMQTSDTGFYARTIFADQDGEWTPDHDYKSNPAFLARFGWGKAILRGQERVAESLGIQTPVLSMMSARSNLSATKWDESLNTVDLVLDVDRLAAISWRLGALVTIVRIENGMHDLVLSPHPVRDEVFAEISRWLKVYVR, from the coding sequence ATGAACCACGCTTGGGTTGACGACCGCCTCCTGCGGGGGTACCAGGCCACCACGTGGCCGCTCGAAGGAGCACAGATCGCTGACGGTGAGCCCGACAGCACCCTGACCGCCACCCTCGTGCGGCGCAACGCACCCCGTCACGCACGGGCGGTGCTCTATGTCCACGGGTGGAACGACTACTTCTTCCAGACCCATCTGGCTGATTTCTGGGACCGCGAGGGCTTCGACTTCTACGCGATCGACCTGCACCGCTACGGACGCAATCTGCGCCCGGGGCTGTTCGCCGGCTACACCACCGATCTGGACGAATACGTCGCCGAACTGGACGAGGCGTACGACATCGTCCGCGCCGAGGGACATGACCTCATCACGGTGAACGCCCATTCGACGGGAGGCCTCGTGGCCAGCCTGTGGGTTGCGGGATCGGAGCACCAGTTCAATGGGGTCGTCCTCAACTCGCCGTGGCTCGACATGTCTGCCCCCGAGTTGTTGAGGCGTGCCGCCATGCCGCTCATCACCTCTGTGGCGGCACTGAAGCCGACCTCCGTGATGCAGACGAGCGATACCGGCTTCTATGCGCGTACGATCTTCGCCGACCAGGACGGGGAGTGGACGCCTGACCACGATTACAAGTCGAACCCCGCGTTCCTGGCCCGGTTCGGGTGGGGGAAGGCGATCCTGCGCGGGCAGGAGCGGGTGGCCGAGAGCCTGGGCATCCAGACCCCGGTGCTGTCGATGATGAGCGCCCGCAGCAACCTCAGTGCGACGAAATGGGACGAGTCCCTGAACACGGTCGACCTCGTCCTCGACGTCGATCGGCTGGCAGCGATCTCATGGCGGCTGGGTGCCCTGGTCACCATCGTCCGTATCGAGAACGGCATGCACGATCTGGTGTTGTCCCCGCATCCGGTCAGGGACGAGGTATTCGCGGAGATCTCGCGTTGGTTGAAGGTGTACGTGCGCTGA
- the purF gene encoding amidophosphoribosyltransferase: MTCHEAEDVPHEECGVFGVYAPGEVASKLTYYGMFALQHRGQESAGMAVSDGNRIMVFKDMGLVSQVFNEPTLNSLPGSLAIGHTRYSTTGASVWQNAQPLFRSIGGRGFAIAHNGNLTNTDDLEALLIARVGAQGEVPRKQSMDSTNDTALVAAMMASWDEGQGVEQIAMEVLPQLVGAFSLVFMSENSLYAARDPQGVRPLVLGRLERGWVVASETAALDIVGATFVREVEPGEFIAIDAGGLRSRFFAEARPKGCLFEYVYLARPDTRIAGRAVQPTRFQIGRRLAIESPADGDLVIPVPDSGTPAALGYARESGIPYAMGLVKNAYVGRTFIQPTQTIRQLGIRLKLNPLREVIEGQRLVVVDDSIVRGNTQRALIRMLREAGAAEVHVRISSPPVEWPCFYGIDFATRAELIAPGLTTDEIAKAIGADSLGYVSLDGLIDSVGLPADALCSACFDGRYPIRIPCSAAARLGVPQEAS, translated from the coding sequence ATGACTTGCCACGAGGCCGAGGATGTTCCACACGAGGAATGCGGCGTCTTCGGGGTGTACGCCCCCGGAGAGGTGGCATCGAAGCTCACCTACTACGGAATGTTCGCCCTGCAGCATCGGGGGCAGGAGTCCGCGGGCATGGCGGTGAGTGACGGCAACCGGATCATGGTCTTCAAGGACATGGGTCTGGTCAGCCAGGTCTTCAACGAACCGACGCTGAACTCGCTGCCGGGCAGCCTTGCCATCGGCCACACCAGGTATTCGACCACCGGCGCCTCGGTCTGGCAGAACGCCCAGCCGCTCTTCCGCTCGATCGGTGGACGCGGCTTCGCGATCGCACACAACGGCAACCTCACCAACACCGATGACCTCGAGGCGCTCCTGATCGCGCGCGTCGGTGCGCAGGGTGAGGTGCCCCGCAAGCAGTCCATGGACTCGACCAACGACACCGCCCTGGTCGCCGCGATGATGGCCAGCTGGGACGAGGGCCAGGGCGTCGAGCAGATCGCCATGGAGGTGCTTCCGCAACTCGTCGGTGCGTTCAGCCTCGTCTTCATGAGCGAGAACTCCCTGTACGCCGCCCGCGATCCGCAGGGCGTCCGTCCGCTCGTCCTCGGGCGGCTGGAACGCGGCTGGGTGGTGGCCTCCGAGACCGCCGCCCTGGACATCGTCGGCGCCACGTTCGTCCGCGAGGTCGAGCCGGGGGAGTTCATCGCGATCGACGCGGGCGGGCTGCGCAGCCGGTTCTTCGCCGAGGCGAGGCCGAAGGGCTGCCTGTTCGAGTACGTCTATCTCGCCCGTCCCGATACCCGCATCGCCGGACGCGCGGTGCAGCCCACCCGGTTCCAGATCGGGCGTCGGCTCGCGATCGAGTCGCCCGCCGACGGCGACCTCGTCATCCCCGTGCCCGACTCCGGCACCCCGGCGGCGCTCGGTTACGCGCGCGAATCTGGCATCCCCTACGCGATGGGCCTGGTCAAGAACGCATATGTGGGACGAACCTTCATCCAGCCGACGCAGACGATCCGCCAGTTGGGCATCCGGCTCAAGCTGAACCCGCTGCGCGAGGTGATCGAGGGGCAACGCCTGGTCGTGGTGGACGACTCCATCGTCCGGGGCAACACCCAGCGTGCGCTCATCCGCATGTTGCGCGAGGCGGGCGCGGCCGAGGTACACGTGCGAATCAGCAGCCCGCCCGTCGAGTGGCCCTGTTTCTACGGCATCGATTTCGCGACGCGAGCGGAGCTCATCGCTCCCGGTCTCACGACCGACGAGATCGCCAAGGCGATCGGTGCGGACTCCCTGGGGTACGTCAGCCTCGACGGTCTGATCGACTCGGTGGGGCTCCCCGCGGACGCGCTGTGCTCGGCATGCTTCGATGGTCGTTATCCGATTCGAATTCCCTGCTCGGCGGCAGCCAGGCTGGGTGTGCCCCAGGAGGCCTCATGA
- a CDS encoding DUF3073 domain-containing protein, whose product MGRGRAKAKQTKVARDLKYRSVDTDFASLERELRGETADGEDIYEEVPDKYADLASRYDEDDEVAYEQDDDERR is encoded by the coding sequence ATGGGGCGCGGCCGTGCAAAGGCGAAGCAGACAAAGGTAGCTCGCGATCTGAAGTATCGCTCAGTTGACACAGACTTCGCCTCACTGGAGCGAGAGCTCCGAGGTGAGACTGCTGACGGTGAGGACATCTACGAAGAGGTCCCCGACAAGTACGCTGACCTGGCCTCGCGCTATGACGAGGATGACGAAGTCGCGTACGAGCAGGACGACGACGAGCGCCGCTGA
- the purM gene encoding phosphoribosylformylglycinamidine cyclo-ligase yields MQQPSAYARAGVDIEAGDQAVELMKTHVRAATRPEVLGGLGGFAGLFDASALKGYDHPVLATSTDGVGTKVAIAQAMGVHHTIGWDLVGMLVDDLVVCGAEPLFLTDYIACGHVVPDRIADIVRGIAEGCAAAGCALIGGETAEHPGLMDPDEFDVAGATVGVVEADRLLGPDRVRPGDALVALASSGLHSNGYSLVRRVLLDDAGLALDDVVDELGRSLGAELLEPTRVYASDALALIDGVDVHAMSHITGGGLANNLARVIPAGSTAVVSRASWQPAPIFGLVQRLGRVSQLDLEATLNMGVGMVAVVAADDADAAVSLLAGRGLPAWICGEVVAAGGGAPGARLDGDHRPGGGAVV; encoded by the coding sequence ATCCAGCAGCCGTCCGCCTACGCACGGGCCGGTGTCGACATCGAGGCCGGCGACCAGGCTGTGGAGTTGATGAAGACGCATGTGCGCGCGGCCACGCGTCCTGAGGTGCTGGGAGGACTGGGGGGCTTCGCGGGGCTGTTCGACGCCTCCGCCCTCAAGGGATACGACCATCCGGTACTCGCCACCAGCACCGACGGTGTCGGCACCAAGGTGGCGATCGCCCAGGCCATGGGTGTGCACCACACCATCGGCTGGGACCTGGTCGGCATGCTCGTGGACGACCTGGTGGTCTGCGGGGCCGAGCCCCTGTTCCTCACCGACTACATCGCATGCGGGCACGTGGTGCCCGATCGCATCGCGGACATCGTCCGTGGGATCGCCGAGGGTTGCGCGGCGGCGGGCTGCGCGCTCATCGGAGGTGAGACCGCAGAGCACCCGGGGCTGATGGATCCGGACGAGTTCGACGTGGCCGGGGCGACGGTCGGGGTCGTCGAGGCCGACCGCCTCCTCGGGCCTGATCGTGTTCGCCCGGGGGACGCGCTGGTCGCGCTGGCGTCGAGCGGGCTGCACTCCAACGGCTACTCGCTCGTGCGTCGCGTGCTGCTCGACGATGCGGGGCTCGCGCTCGACGACGTCGTGGACGAACTGGGGCGTTCGCTGGGAGCCGAACTGCTCGAGCCCACGCGGGTGTATGCGTCCGATGCCCTGGCGCTGATCGATGGCGTCGACGTCCACGCCATGAGCCACATCACCGGTGGCGGGCTGGCGAACAACCTTGCCAGGGTGATTCCGGCCGGATCGACCGCCGTCGTGTCGCGGGCGAGCTGGCAGCCCGCTCCCATCTTCGGCCTCGTCCAGCGCCTCGGGAGGGTGTCGCAACTCGATCTTGAGGCCACGCTGAACATGGGTGTCGGCATGGTTGCGGTGGTCGCGGCCGACGACGCCGATGCGGCTGTATCGCTGCTTGCCGGACGCGGTCTACCGGCCTGGATCTGCGGCGAGGTGGTGGCGGCCGGCGGCGGGGCGCCCGGTGCCAGGCTCGACGGTGATCATCGGCCTGGCGGTGGCGCGGTCGTCTAG
- a CDS encoding vWA domain-containing protein: MTNPKLTHIQAVIDRSGSMAGIRSDAEGGFNAFIESQQAIPGECVVSLTQFDTSYEPVFSDVPIHRVPPLSIEPRGATALLDAVGRTVIELGTRLATLPEQDRPGAVIVCIVTDGLENSSKEFSYQAVADLIAQQERQYSWTFLYMGSGQDAIEEGMRMGISRERSLTYSRGNSRGAYEAASGAVGRTRELLLAGPDVTPDEIRAAAAFSPEERHMAQ; the protein is encoded by the coding sequence ATGACCAACCCGAAACTCACCCACATCCAGGCCGTCATCGACCGATCCGGATCCATGGCGGGGATCCGCTCCGACGCCGAGGGCGGCTTCAACGCATTCATCGAGTCCCAGCAGGCCATTCCGGGCGAGTGTGTCGTTTCGCTCACCCAGTTCGACACCAGCTACGAACCGGTCTTTAGCGATGTCCCGATCCACCGAGTGCCGCCCTTGTCCATCGAGCCGCGCGGTGCGACCGCTCTGCTCGATGCTGTCGGCCGCACCGTCATCGAACTGGGCACACGGCTGGCGACGCTTCCGGAGCAGGATCGCCCTGGTGCCGTCATCGTGTGCATCGTCACCGACGGGCTCGAGAACTCGTCCAAGGAGTTCAGCTACCAAGCGGTCGCAGACCTCATCGCACAACAGGAGAGGCAGTACAGCTGGACCTTCCTCTACATGGGATCGGGGCAGGACGCCATCGAGGAGGGCATGCGCATGGGAATCTCGCGCGAACGCTCACTGACGTACAGCCGCGGGAACTCTCGCGGCGCCTACGAAGCCGCATCCGGGGCCGTCGGTCGCACGCGGGAGCTCCTTCTGGCAGGGCCTGACGTCACCCCCGACGAGATACGCGCCGCCGCCGCGTTCAGCCCCGAAGAGCGGCACATGGCCCAGTAG
- a CDS encoding ArsR/SmtB family transcription factor: MTMNVEVLRGPDTVATATYARLFHALSDESRLAILQHLSLGEHRVRDLVEHMGFAQSTISKHLSCLRECGLVTVRTEGRASWFALAEPELLAELLRGAEGLLEATGSQVMLCRQLLRHRPGGRAR, from the coding sequence ATGACGATGAATGTCGAAGTGCTACGTGGCCCTGACACGGTGGCGACGGCCACGTACGCCCGACTCTTCCATGCGCTGTCGGACGAGTCGCGTCTGGCGATCCTCCAGCATCTGTCGCTGGGGGAACACCGGGTGCGCGACCTCGTCGAACACATGGGATTCGCGCAATCGACGATCAGCAAGCACCTGAGCTGCCTGCGTGAGTGCGGTCTGGTGACCGTGCGCACCGAGGGGCGGGCATCGTGGTTCGCGCTGGCCGAGCCGGAGTTGCTGGCAGAGCTCCTGAGGGGGGCCGAGGGCCTGCTGGAGGCGACGGGTTCACAGGTGATGCTGTGCCGCCAGCTGCTGCGCCACCGGCCCGGTGGGAGGGCTCGCTGA
- a CDS encoding DUF6093 family protein codes for MRPQSNVLRRKFRMSMTLTARLQLKDGELYDPVTNMITPNWVTLYEGPAWLKSLDRFEQAVSAGQPLTVSNFELRLPMDTSIPAGELRAIITSAPGDPALPGVELSVVGAVLDDWGVARRLPCVRVT; via the coding sequence ATGAGACCACAGTCGAACGTCCTGCGCCGCAAGTTCCGCATGTCGATGACACTCACGGCACGCCTCCAGCTCAAGGACGGCGAGCTGTACGACCCGGTGACGAACATGATCACGCCGAACTGGGTCACCCTCTACGAGGGCCCGGCTTGGCTCAAGTCGCTCGACAGGTTCGAGCAAGCCGTCTCCGCCGGGCAACCGCTCACCGTCTCCAACTTCGAGTTGCGGCTGCCCATGGATACCTCGATCCCGGCCGGCGAGCTCCGCGCCATCATCACCAGCGCACCCGGAGATCCGGCGCTGCCCGGGGTGGAACTGTCCGTCGTCGGTGCAGTGCTCGACGACTGGGGTGTCGCCCGTCGGCTCCCCTGCGTCCGGGTCACCTAA
- a CDS encoding pyrroline-5-carboxylate reductase family protein — protein MGEAWQGTIAVIGAGQLGSSLVEGLVRAGIDPGTIRVSTHSPEHAEALAERLGVVPLPARAAVRDADLVVVAVRPAQVVGVLDDLRESLAPGAVVVSLTGAPSLAVLSEHLPAGIPIIRAMPNPAMAVGAAVIGFCPADDCPGTIARRVHTLLEQVGTVIDLDEEQLGTIGTLAGHGQAVIYYVADALVQWGVMAGFPREQARGIVAAAVSGAGATLTASDLPPSAHQHRVSTPGGTTIRATSELDVRGVRGAVIACMEGGRFA, from the coding sequence ATGGGCGAGGCATGGCAGGGCACGATCGCGGTGATCGGAGCCGGTCAGCTGGGATCATCGTTGGTGGAAGGGCTCGTCCGGGCGGGGATCGATCCCGGGACGATCCGGGTGTCGACGCACTCGCCCGAGCACGCCGAGGCGCTGGCCGAGCGGCTGGGCGTCGTCCCCTTGCCCGCGCGGGCCGCCGTGCGGGACGCGGACCTGGTCGTCGTCGCCGTGCGTCCCGCCCAGGTCGTGGGCGTGCTGGACGACCTCCGTGAGAGCCTCGCACCAGGTGCGGTTGTCGTGTCGCTCACTGGCGCTCCCAGCCTCGCCGTCCTCTCCGAGCACCTGCCCGCGGGCATCCCGATCATCCGGGCGATGCCCAACCCGGCCATGGCCGTCGGCGCGGCCGTGATCGGCTTCTGCCCCGCGGACGACTGCCCCGGCACGATCGCCCGGCGCGTCCACACGCTCCTGGAGCAGGTCGGCACCGTCATCGATCTGGACGAGGAACAACTCGGCACGATCGGCACCCTGGCAGGCCACGGTCAAGCCGTGATCTACTACGTGGCCGATGCGTTGGTGCAGTGGGGGGTCATGGCCGGATTCCCCCGCGAGCAGGCGCGAGGCATCGTCGCAGCCGCCGTGTCGGGCGCGGGAGCGACCCTGACCGCTTCCGACCTGCCCCCGTCGGCCCATCAGCACCGCGTCAGCACACCGGGCGGGACGACGATACGCGCAACCTCCGAACTGGACGTGCGCGGCGTGCGCGGGGCCGTCATCGCCTGCATGGAGGGTGGACGTTTCGCCTGA
- a CDS encoding cation diffusion facilitator family transporter, protein MGAGHDHTHGHDHDHSHGGDVTRTKLAIAFGIAATIVVAQAVGSLLTGSLALLTDTAHALTDAAGLLVALVAAHLMTRPATKSRTWGFRRVEVLSALGQASLLLAVGVYAAIEGVRRLFAPPEVPATELFVFGVVGLAANVVGILVLSSGRTSSFNMRAAFLEVVNDALGSVGVIVAAIVMATTGFAQADAIAGLFIVALIVPRAIRLMLETSKVLMEFTPEGLDLDEVRRHILSIDHVRGVHDVHASTVATGLPTISAHIVVDDECFSDGHAPEILHRISECVAKHFDVSITHSTFQLETERLSGDEAPAVRHA, encoded by the coding sequence ATGGGAGCGGGACACGATCACACCCACGGACACGACCATGACCACAGCCATGGCGGTGACGTAACCCGGACGAAGCTGGCCATTGCCTTCGGGATCGCGGCGACGATCGTCGTGGCTCAGGCGGTCGGCTCGCTGCTGACCGGAAGCCTCGCGCTGCTGACCGACACCGCGCATGCACTCACAGATGCGGCCGGTCTGCTGGTCGCGCTGGTCGCCGCCCACCTGATGACGCGTCCCGCCACCAAGAGCCGCACGTGGGGATTCCGCAGGGTCGAGGTTCTCTCCGCCCTGGGCCAGGCCTCGCTGTTGCTCGCCGTCGGCGTGTATGCGGCGATCGAGGGTGTGCGACGGCTCTTCGCGCCGCCCGAGGTGCCCGCGACCGAGCTGTTCGTTTTCGGTGTGGTGGGCCTGGCCGCCAACGTGGTCGGCATCCTCGTGCTGTCGTCCGGCCGCACCTCGAGCTTCAACATGCGGGCCGCCTTCCTCGAGGTCGTCAACGACGCACTCGGGTCGGTCGGCGTCATCGTCGCCGCGATCGTCATGGCGACCACCGGCTTCGCCCAGGCGGACGCGATCGCCGGTCTGTTCATCGTCGCGCTGATCGTCCCGCGGGCGATCCGGCTGATGCTCGAGACGTCGAAGGTGCTCATGGAGTTCACCCCCGAGGGCCTCGACCTGGACGAGGTGCGCCGCCACATCCTGTCGATCGACCACGTGCGAGGCGTCCACGACGTCCATGCGTCCACCGTTGCCACAGGGCTGCCGACGATCTCGGCGCACATCGTCGTGGACGACGAGTGTTTCAGCGACGGTCACGCGCCCGAGATCTTGCACCGCATCTCGGAGTGCGTCGCGAAGCACTTCGACGTGTCGATCACGCATTCGACGTTCCAGCTGGAGACCGAACGGCTGAGCGGGGACGAGGCCCCGGCCGTCCGGCACGCCTGA
- a CDS encoding phage major capsid protein, whose protein sequence is MDRRRAHLCNIRRDRRAGQERSPLPPLTPIYPQGYILGGVGSGIRHPQQLAALAAGRFTRILTARSILMALSSQTTTAGAGSTAAAELTAEQVQRILVQPLQERSVFLSAGPRIFDTAGPLRIPKNGDLIDSSLAFTGENEEIPEADIDFDEVTLLPSTLASVKVITRFSNELARQSVVSLDAAIRDRLVNSVAAKLDTQFLSAGGDGIETPKGLFAYSGVQTVNAAGALDLDVLLDAWGLALAAGVNMSSLKWIMQPGDFVELRKLKEATGSSKYLLTPDPTADGVFRLWGSQVIVSNRVPDVTVSEVTTGRAALVDFSQIAVARDLAPSVKVLTERYADFDQQAIRVVARYDAAPLNPEAIVTITGITRS, encoded by the coding sequence CTGGACCGCCGGCGAGCGCACCTATGCAACATTCGTCGGGACCGACGAGCAGGACAAGAGCGTAGTCCACTTCCGCCGCTAACACCCATATACCCCCAGGGGTATATACTTGGGGGTGTCGGGTCTGGTATCCGGCACCCCCAACAGCTCGCGGCCCTGGCGGCCGGGCGATTCACCCGAATCCTCACCGCTAGGAGCATTCTCATGGCACTTTCCAGCCAGACCACCACCGCCGGCGCCGGGTCGACCGCCGCCGCCGAGCTGACCGCAGAGCAGGTGCAGCGCATCCTTGTCCAGCCGCTGCAGGAACGATCGGTGTTCCTGTCTGCGGGGCCCCGGATCTTCGACACCGCCGGGCCCCTGCGCATCCCGAAGAACGGCGACCTGATCGACTCGTCTCTGGCGTTCACGGGGGAGAACGAGGAGATCCCTGAAGCCGACATCGACTTCGATGAGGTGACCCTGCTGCCCTCGACCCTGGCGTCGGTCAAGGTCATCACGCGCTTCTCCAACGAACTGGCCCGCCAGTCGGTCGTCAGCCTCGACGCGGCCATCCGCGACCGGCTCGTCAACTCCGTCGCCGCAAAGCTCGACACGCAGTTCCTGTCAGCCGGAGGCGACGGAATCGAGACGCCCAAGGGGCTGTTCGCCTACTCCGGAGTCCAGACCGTGAACGCTGCCGGAGCCCTCGACCTCGACGTCCTGCTGGACGCATGGGGCCTGGCCTTGGCCGCCGGCGTCAACATGTCGAGCCTCAAGTGGATCATGCAGCCTGGCGACTTCGTTGAGCTCCGCAAGCTCAAGGAAGCCACTGGCTCGTCGAAGTACCTACTGACCCCCGACCCGACCGCCGACGGAGTGTTCCGGCTCTGGGGCTCCCAGGTCATCGTCTCGAACCGTGTGCCCGACGTGACCGTCTCCGAGGTCACCACCGGCCGGGCGGCACTGGTCGACTTCTCCCAGATCGCCGTCGCCCGCGACCTGGCCCCGTCGGTGAAGGTGCTGACCGAGCGGTACGCCGACTTCGACCAGCAAGCAATACGCGTGGTCGCCCGCTACGACGCCGCGCCGCTCAACCCCGAGGCGATCGTGACTATCACCGGGATCACCAGGTCCTGA